In Vespa velutina chromosome 1, iVesVel2.1, whole genome shotgun sequence, the genomic stretch AAATgtggattaaataaaataataaaaaaaataagaagaaattaatcattctaagaaataacaataattacttcTAAACATTAACTGAGAGattgtattaaaagaaaatgatgtgaAGTATCTATCTAGATCAAATGAGATATATACTAAAgcaaataatacatacaaatataaagtTATCTAATACATTGAGAAAATACTTTTAGAAATTGTACTTGCTTactctttaaatattatttcaaaaagaatattaatttgtaattaaatttcgtAAAGACAAACATGCATTTATAATCAAGCtaaaaacaattaaagaaaagtGATGCTGCTGGTTGatctaaatttaaataatgattaatccCAAATTTAATGAGGAAATCTAATGTTggtaagagaaatataatagtagCCAAAATAGTATGCtcaaaacaaattttctctgtaaatagaaatttttattaaaaatactttaataCAAGCTAGATTATATaacaaacataaaagaaattagatattaaatatagtaattatagaCTGTATATAATAAGTCATTAGATACAAAATTGACAATATTCACTATGCTTTAATAAAAAgcacttctctctcttaaaaatttatttatttcattgaaaaatcaatCAGAAGCAAACgatatttctttgttaattcttctgttctttttttagctttgaataaaaaaaaaggaatattttactgcttctattaattattaaaaaagaagaaaaaaaaagaaataataaaatctatgcAGCGAcactatgataaaaaaaagcgTGCGAATTATCAATCGAAAAAACATTTGTTacgtatttgtaataaaatgtgTTTTAAAACTTGATCGACgaacatttatttatgaaataaattaaaatcattggTCGTCATGATTTCTGTAAAAGAACATTCATAGAAAACTTTAAGCGTTACTCAAAATTCACAGAGTATAAACAACATGTTTCTTAATCTCAACCGGTACGGTCGTTCGACTATTTGAGTAAATATAGTATCTACAAAATAGCATAAGAGACGAGTAGCGCCTAAATGATGGCATGCCAATGAAAGAATAgtgttttcttttcgaagtgaaattaaaataaggataataacaagaaagatagaaaacgaaaatgCGTAGGTAGACGAATTGCGTTTTCATCGTCACCGAAATAGTCGCTCACTCGGTCGGTTGGTCCatcaaaaattgtatttttagcTGTCAAAAAAACGgcatggaaagaaagagagagaaagaagaatactCGCGCGAGCGCACTCTtgccctctctttttctccttcttcttcgaataGGGAAGCCGAGTTCGATAAAATACCGGCGACACCGGTACCGGCATTGACATCAGCATCGATATCGACATCGAATGCGATTTTATCGTACGATATGAATGATTGAATTTAGGTTAAAAAAAACGACAGTCTCCAAGCTGCTTGCCTTTAAAATAGGtgaaaaagtataagaaacACTAGCCGAGCGTGGGGTCACAACTTTTGTTCGTACTACTCTCTTGATTTACTCGAGTCGCGTGTCTCGCGCGCGCGTTATTACCACTTTGCGTGAACATTGTTTGAGGAAAGCATGCCGTCtgttctttcctcttctctttttattctcttatcaTAAAGCTTTACCTCTACTATCCGTAGGCTGGAGACAAAATTCCCGCTACGGAATGGCATATGTTAATCGTGACCGACACGCACCCTTCCCGTAACACACGGAAAGCTAGCAGAGTCCGAAGGCGTACTAGTTAGGTATATAGAATAACCAGTCGGTCAGGGcaaacaccaccaccaccaccaacccACTACCACCAGCATACTACACTACTGCCAccatctccttttctctctttcttcgtctaaCAATCAGTACACTCTTGACTCTACTTTCTCCGTTTTTCGATCTTCCCCTATGTTACAATATGATTGTTTTTTGATCGCTTGACTAAAAGCAACCTGCAAATTTCTTCATCTTAATCTGCTTTAACTTTGGAAATGCATTAAAATCCATTCACTGATTACATATGTGCGCGCGACTAATAAAAATGCGTACATGTTAAAACGGTTACTCATTGCGCACGCGAGACAAAAcctaacaaaaattataaaaaggaaacgtaggcgataataaaatatttttcatcctaTTCTtcttaaagatatatatatatatatatatatatatatatatatatatacataatattgtaattagaAAGATAAGGTTATCATACTAATAAGATCACTATTTTATGTGCCAATAGAAACGCTTACTTCACATATACGATTTTCTGAATTGACCAATCCCTGACGATTATCTGATATATCTAAATTGGACTCAAACTTCTTTCTTGTTACTTCATTAATCAATAAGATCTCtatcatttgtatttttacattctaaatatatatatatatatatatatatatatatatatatatatatatatatatatatatatgtatgcaactttataaaattattatatttagtagAAAAGCATGAAAACAATATCACATAAAACGATTTTCAGGACAAATgtccaaatttattttattaaggataatagATTTATACAGGATGTTTTACGCGATACTGCTAGCGTTGGATGCAATTCTTGGCCATAAATCTGCACATTCTTTCGCAACAGGTCCCGTAATAGCCGATCCTTTCATTTCACCTTTATTATTCACAATAACTCCTGCGTTATCttcaaagtatataaatacaccGTCCTTCCTTCTAAATGGTTTCCGCTGACGTATGACTACTGCAGGCATAACTGTAATTACATTGAAACAgttaaagtttttatatatatatatataaaaaatatatatataaataaaaagtaaaaattgtttataaaatataattataaaaaattataaaatatttattaaaatctatatgtatatctgaAAGTTTACCCTTCTTCCTGAGTTCaggttttccttttttcacagTAGCAACAATCATATCTCCTGACCCAGCAGCTGGTAGACGATTCAATCTACCTTTGATTCCTTGGACTGCTATGACATAGAGATTTTTGGCACCTACAACAAATTTACAATAGAGACTttgtatttgtaaattttttatttattttaattggttaatttttaatttcagataaatacaatatatttaacgaatatttttgttaGTTATGTGTGATactatatattacaaaataataaatgaggaTTGGCTCTCTGCGAATAATTGTctacgaatataaaaattaccatatttttatttaaatttggcAAATTATATTGGATATACAacataataatagaaatgattaaCCATGTGCTACAAACGATGGATACACACGATTAAGTTTTGAGGTTAAGATGTATaacttagaaaataataatttataacatacCGGTATTGTCGGCACAATTGATGACAGCACCAACTGGCAAACCCAGTGATATCCTAAACTTAGCTCCAGCCGAACCACCACGTccttgaagaataaaaatctcaCGTTAAATTCAGACATTGATAAACAACTACACGACACTCGTTCCTTCCGCAAGATCGTTTTTCTTCAACGAAAATACAATTCACGTAAGAACTTCTCATATcacaaaatatttccattaaatTGACACTCgtcgtttgtttttatttctaccGATGTGTACTTTTACAATTGATTTCATTggattttcattcttctcaCGAAGAAACTTACCTCTCTTCGACATCTTGGTTtgtttgaaaggaaaagacaacGATTCTCAAGCGCAGTACGACTCGTCAATTCTCAATACTTCGTTTCCGGTTTATTcaggaaatatatttaattgcaaagttctttattattatattaaaattgttaatattgacttatcttttcatataaattaaattatataaaattagattttgctatataaaaaaacattaggataataaatattagtaataaaacAATTCAATCGTCGTTTGCTGTTTAAAAAAGGCGGTAAAATTGAATATGacatatttttcctttattgtATC encodes the following:
- the LOC124950157 gene encoding 60S ribosomal protein L23; translated protein: MSKRGRGGSAGAKFRISLGLPVGAVINCADNTGAKNLYVIAVQGIKGRLNRLPAAGSGDMIVATVKKGKPELRKKVMPAVVIRQRKPFRRKDGVFIYFEDNAGVIVNNKGEMKGSAITGPVAKECADLWPRIASNASSIA